In the genome of Hypomesus transpacificus isolate Combined female unplaced genomic scaffold, fHypTra1 scaffold_52, whole genome shotgun sequence, one region contains:
- the LOC124465514 gene encoding mpv17-like protein, with amino-acid sequence MRKVVLKEAVKRFPWLANVTLYGCLFAGGDLVHQLMAQKEQMDWKHTQNVAIVAISFHGNFNYFWLRALEQRFPGKSAGMVLRKLLLDQSFASPLATSVFYTGASLLEGKDDVFEDWREKFFNTWKTGLMYWPFMQLLNFVLLPLYLRTAFMGCCAFLWATFLCFSRQSGDGTATMALAFVLDPRKTLEALREARLAHRKQKSEQSKN; translated from the exons ATGAGAAAAGTTGTTCTAAAAGAAGCCGTTAAACGTTTTCCTTGGCTTGCTAACGTTACCCTTTATGGATGTTTATTTGCCGGTGGGGATTTAGTGCATCAACTCATGGCGCAGAAAGAGCAGATGGATTGGAAACACACTCAAAATGTGGCTATCGTTGCAATAAGCTTCCACGGCAACTTCAACTACTTTTGGTTACGAGCGTTGGAACAACGTTTTCCAGGAAAATCAGCCGGCATGGTTCTACGCAAACTGCTTCTGGACCAAAGTTTTGCGTCGCCATTGGCGACAAGCGTCTTCTACACAG GTGCGAGTCTTCTGGAGGGCAAAGATGATGTCTttgaggactggagggagaagTTCTTCAACACGTGGAAG actggactCATGTATTGGCCTTTCATGCAG TTACTGAACTTTGTGCTATTGCCACTGTACCTGCGGACGGCATTCATGGGCTGCTGTGCATTCCTCTGGGCCACCTTCCTGTGCTTCTCCCGCCAGAGCGGTGACGGCACAGCGACCATGGCCCTGGCTTTCGTCCTGGACCCCCGCAAGACCCTGGAGGCGCTACGTGAGGCCCGCCTCGCCCACCGGAAACAGAAGTCTGAGCAGAGCAAAAACTga